The Euleptes europaea isolate rEulEur1 chromosome 2, rEulEur1.hap1, whole genome shotgun sequence genome has a segment encoding these proteins:
- the FAM110A gene encoding protein FAM110A, producing the protein MPVETLQASRHPAVAVGPFTSAMPFRILNKGPEYFRRQAAPGPARKPSAVERLEADKAKYVKSRHVATTKQEPVKPRSLKQPLFTPGVRRAMLTPGRKAPQGGRRADVCAGKTSLNLEILNNLINFCDGPVPFPKPESPLENKWMPEPHGRAPGSLPATPTKKGPAEGMSKLSQSSASSKSPSTVAVRRVDVRPCSALRMRVTPTIQLTPVPTSPTHARIPSTCSQNSPSPCRELWPDSAKRQTLLHRSKSDLSDRYSRATADLERFFNYCGLDPEDVGGLEVERFTRASSDIVSVKFHSVSTASSEGTRSRRSTITLEERQAERMPYGISVIERNARVIKWLYGLRQAKEPQNVSNV; encoded by the coding sequence ATGCCGGTGGAGACCCTGCAGGCCAGCCGCCACCCCGCCGTGGCCGTGGGGCCCTTCACCTCGGCCATGCCTTTCCGCATCCTGAACAAGGGCCCTGAGTACTTCCGCCGGCAGGCGGCCCCTGGCCCCGCCAGGAAGCCCAGCGCCGTGGAGAGGCTGGAGGCCGACAAAGCCAAGTACGTCAAAAGCCGGCACGTGGCCACCACCAAGCAGGAGCCGGTGAAGCCCCGCTCCCTCAAGCAGCCCCTTTTCACCCCGGGGGTGCGGAGGGCCATGCTCACCCCTGGCCGCAAGGCCCCGCAGGGAGGGCGCCGGGCAGACGTCTGCGCCGGCAAAACCTCCCTGAACTTGGAAATACTCAACAACCTGATCAACTTTTGCGACGGCCCTGTCCCATTCCCCAAACCAGAGAGCCCCCTGGAGAATAAGTGGATGCCGGAGCCCCACGGCAGAGCCCCGGGAAGCCTGCCGGCCACCCCCACAAAAAAGGGACCCGCGGAGGGAATGAGCAAGCTCTCACAAAGCTCGGCCTCCTCCAAGTCCCCCAGCACCGTGGCCGTGCGCAGGGTGGACGTCCGGCCGTGCTCAGCACTGCGCATGAGGGTGACCCCGACTATCCAGTTGACCCCTGTCCCCACGTCTCCCACCCATGCCCGGATCCCGTCCACCTGCTCCCAGAACTCCCCGAGTCCCTGCAGAGAGCTGTGGCCGGACAGCGCCAAGCGCCAGACCCTCCTGCACCGGTCCAAATCGGACCTGAGCGACCGGTACTCGCGGGCCACGGCCGACCTGGAGCGCTTCTTCAACTACTGCGGCCTGGACCCAGAGGATGTGGGAGGCCTGGAGGTGGAGCGCTTCACGCGGGCCAGCTCCGACATCGTCTCAGTCAAGTTCCACAGTGTCAGCACTGCCAGCTCGGAGGGGACCCGGTCCCGGCGCAGCACCATCACCCTGGAGGAGAGGCAGGCCGAGCGCATGCCCTATGGGATCTCCGTCATCGAGCGCAACGCCCGGGTCATCAAGTGGCTGTACGGACTCCGGCAGGCGAAGGAACCTCAAAACGTCTCCAACGTATAG